Proteins from a genomic interval of Zingiber officinale cultivar Zhangliang chromosome 2A, Zo_v1.1, whole genome shotgun sequence:
- the LOC122043154 gene encoding thaumatin-like protein 1, with protein sequence MSRHPILFFSVLFLRFVSGEGAATFSFVNHCGDTIWPGVLSSSGSSPLESTGFELAAGESRALYASSGWSGRFWARTGCVFDAYGNGSCGTGDCGTGRVECAGSGAAPPATLVEFTLGGEKDFYDVSLVDGYNLPVVVEAAGGECPSTGCLADINRRCPAELRAGDGAACRSACDAFGQPEFCCSGEFGNPQTCRPSAYAQMFKAACPRSYSYAFDDATSTFTCSAAGGAQAYSITFCPESSTSQKSTKNNTPPKTGGEGEGEESWLASLAIGNANPSRIARRKEIVYSIISLLLYFSLF encoded by the exons ATGTCTCGCCATCCGATCCTTTTCTTCTCTGTTCTGTTTCTGCGATTTGTTTCAG GGGAAGGCGCGGCGACGTTCTCCTTCGTGAACCACTGCGGCGACACCATTTGGCCAGGCGTCCTGTCGAGCTCCGGTAGCTCTCCGCTGGAGAGCACCGGATTCGAGCTCGCCGCGGGCGAAAGCAGGGCCCTTTACGCCTCCTCCGGTTGGTCCGGCCGCTTCTGGGCTCGCACCGGCTGTGTTTTCGACGCTTACGGTAACGGCTCATGCGGCACCGGCGACTGCGGGACTGGCAGGGTGGAGTGCGCTGGTTCGGGGGCGGCGCCGCCCGCCACTCTGGTAGAGTTCACGCTCGGCGGGGAGAAGGATTTCTACGACGTGAGCCTGGTGGATGGGTACAACCTGCCGGTGGTGGTGGAAGCGGCGGGCGGGGAGTGTCCGTCTACTGGGTGCTTGGCGGACATAAACCGGCGGTGCCCGGCGGAGCTCAGGGCGGGGGATGGCGCGGCGTGCCGCAGCGCGTGCGACGCGTTCGGGCAGCCGGAGTTCTGCTGCAGCGGGGAGTTTGGGAACCCGCAGACGTGCCGGCCGTCGGCGTACGCGCAGATGTTCAAGGCGGCGTGCCCGCGGTCCTACAGCTATGCCTTCGACGACGCCACCTCCACCTTCACCTGCTCCGCCGCCGGAGGAGCGCAGGCCTATTCCATCACCTTCTGCCCCGAATCCTCTACCAG TCAAAAATCCACCAAAAATAATACCCCTCCAAAAactggaggagaaggagaaggagaagaatcgTGGCTCGCGAGTCTCGCCATCGGCAACGCTAACCCCTCCAGAATAGCAAGAAGGAAAGAAATAGTTTATTCAATTATAAGTCTCCTCCTgtatttttccttattttga
- the LOC122043153 gene encoding probable inactive purple acid phosphatase 29, with amino-acid sequence MARHSSILLLLLVLILAPAAADASISLRRAPSVLQRRGGGGRGAGRASPAPAPRLLFKGSRPGEFKILQVADMHYADGRSTGCLDVFPNQTATCSDLNTTAFIYRVIRDETPDLVVFTGDNIFGFDATDAAKSLDMSFEPAVSLKLPWAAVLGNHDQESTLSREGVMRHIVSMPYTLSKLNPNSFDIDGFGNYNLEIYGAEGSSLSNKSVLNLYFLDSGDYSTVPSVPGYGWIKASQQVWFKQTSSRLQKEYMRKPSAQKEGAPGLVYFHIPLPEFSSFDASNFTGVKQEGISSASINSGFFSTLLEARDVKAVFTGHDHLNDFCGKLTGIHLCYAGGFGYHAYGKAGWSRRARVVSAYLEKTVNGEWGGVKSIKTWKRLDDKYLSTIDSQVLWSKGTNGRRRKRTSGH; translated from the exons ATGGCCCGCCACTCCTccattctcctcctcctcctcgtcctAATCCTCGCACCAGCGGCCGCAGATGCCTCCATCTCTCTGCGAAGAGCGCCGTCTGTTCTACAGCGAAGGGGAGGAGGAGGCAGGGGAGCTGGCCGCGCTTCCCCTGCTCCGGCTCCGCGCCTGCTGTTCAAGGGGAGTCGTCCGGGCGAGTTCAAGATACTCCAGGTGGCCGACATGCACTACGCAGACGGCAGATCCACCGGCTGCCTCGACGTGTTCCCTAACCAGACCGCCACCTGCTCCGATCTCAACACCACCGCCTTCATCTACCGCGTCATCCGAGACGAGACTCCAGATCTCGTCGTGTTCACTG GTGACAACATATTTGGCTTTGATGCAACTGATGCTGCCAAATCTTTGGATATGTCATTTGAGCCAGCAGTCAGTCTCAAGCTCCCATGGGCAGCTGTCTTGGGTAACCATGACCAGGAGTCTACCCTATCCCGCGAGGGTGTGATGCGCCACATTGTCAGTATGCCCTATACTCTTTCGAAGCTCAACCCAAATAGCTTCGATATTGATGGCTTTGGTAACTATAATTTGGAGATTTATGGTGCGGAGGGCTCATCACTGTCCAACAAATCAGTACTCAATCTCTACTTCCTTGACAGTGGTGATTACTCCACTGTCCCCTCCGTTCCTGGGTATGGCTGGATCAAAGCCTCCCAGCAAGTTTGGTTTAAGCAAACCTCCTCACGCCTGCAG AAAGAGTATATGAGGAAACCAAGTGCACAGAAGGAGGGCGCGCCAGGCCTCGTCTACTTCCACATCCCATTGCCAGAATTCAGCAGCTTTGATGCATCCAATTTTACAGGGGTGAAGCAAGAGGGTATCAGCTCTGCATCAATCAATTCTGGGTTTTTCTCAACATTGCTAGAGGCCAGGGATGTTAAGGCCGTTTTCACTGGGCATGATCACCTGAATGACTTTTGTGGAAAGCTGACTGGTATTCACCTTTGCTATGCTGGTGGGTTTGGTTACCATGCGTATGGAAAGGCGGGGTGGTCAAGAAGAGCGAGGGTGGTGTCGGCGTACCTGGAGAAGACAGTGAATGGTGAGTGGGGAGGGGTGAAATCAATCAAGACATGGAAACGCCTGGATGATAAATACCTTTCCACCATAGATTCCCAGGTCCTTTGGAGCAAAGGAACGAATG GTAGGCGTAGAAAGAGAACCTCTGGACATTGA
- the LOC122043155 gene encoding glycine-rich protein 2-like, with translation MAQESNRSKGMVKWFNDVKGFGFITPDDGGEDLFVHQSSIKSDGFRTLVEGEAVEFSISESEDGRTKAVDVTGPDGSNVQGGGNGGGRRDGFGGGRGGGSRGGGGGYGGGGYGFNGGSRSGGGRGRGGGGYGGGGGGYGGGGGGYGGGGGGACYTCGESGHIARDCYQGGGGGGGGGGGGGGGGGGACYNCGETGHLARDCYQGSGGGGGAGGGGGGRYSGGGSGGDRSCYNCGEMGHFARECPGKN, from the coding sequence ATGGCGCAGGAAAGCAACCGATCGAAGGGCATGGTGAAGTGGTTCAACGACGTCAAGGGGTTCGGATTCATCACCCCGGACGACGGCGGGGAGGATCTCTTCGTCCACCAGTCCTCCATCAAGTCCGATGGCTTCCGCACCCTTGTGGAGGGCGAGGCTGTTGAGTTCTCGATCTCCGAGAGCGAGGACGGACGCACTAAGGCCGTTGATGTCACTGGACCCGACGGATCTAACGTCCAGGGCGGCGGGAACGGGGGCGGACGCAGGGACGGGTTCGGCGGCGGCCGCGGTGGTGGATCGCGCGGAGGAGGTGGGGGGTACGGTGGTGGAGGGTACGGTTTCAACGGTGGGAGTAGGAGTGGCGGTGGGAGGGGTAGGGGCGGTGGTGGATATGGTGGGGGCGGTGGTGGATACGGTGGAGGTGGGGGTGGATATGGTGGCGGCGGTGGTGGCGCATGCTACACCTGCGGCGAATCTGGTCATATAGCTAGAGATTGCTACCAAGGAGGCGGTGGCGGTGGtggcggtggcggcggcggcggcggcggcggtggcgggGCTTGCTACAACTGTGGCGAAACTGGCCATCTGGCGAGGGACTGTTACCAGGgcagcggaggaggaggaggtgcagGTGGCGGTGGCGGTGGAAGGTACTCCGGCGGAGGCAGCGGGGGTGATCGATCCTGCTACAACTGCGGTGAAATGGGGCACTTCGCTCGGGAATGTCCCGGCAAGAATTGA